A single genomic interval of Daucus carota subsp. sativus chromosome 1, DH1 v3.0, whole genome shotgun sequence harbors:
- the LOC108207027 gene encoding probable GTP-binding protein OBGM, mitochondrial isoform X1, whose amino-acid sequence MSVNCIRNLQFLQSIENFLKSPWLMQTCSYSSFKKSKNDPLQDRRMIDRIRLSAKGGDGGNGCYSIRRSRHDRRGKADGANGGRGGDVILECSPRIWDFSSLKHHINAQRGGNGASKNMIGSRGPDKVVLVPVGTVIHLVDGEIPVMVENNSSPDLEPWDIPSTVDVTSKTTEQSSNNLSSQLMQTKYNNTLVNSANTKKASQSPSNDSISKFPDISNKTWDEDSESNIKTLGSGTEPNIVGDNISETELGEDIEEEEQVRYDVAELTVPGQQIIIARGGTGGLGNLCYPKAFKNPKLLKLGEQKNKGVDDIESEANGHSSLSLGMPGSHAVILLELKSIADVGLVGMPNAGKSTLLGSLSRARPTVGHYAFTTLRPDLGNVNYVDFSVVVADIPGLIKGAHENRGLGHAFLRHIERTQVLTYVLDLAAALDGKTGVHPWEQLKDLILELEFHRVGLSSRPSIIVANKMDEPGADKVYEELKRRVPGVPIFPVCAVLDEGVEELRSSLRKLVIGEESHRLQLDNIELN is encoded by the exons ATGTCGGTAAACTGCATAAGAAACCTTCAATTTCTACAAAGTATTGAAAATTTCCTAAAGTCACCCTGGCTTATGCAAACCTGCTCGTACTcttctttcaaaaaatcaaaaaatgatCCTTTACAG GACCGTAGAATGATAGACCGGATTAGGCTATCAGCTAAAGGAGGTGACGGGGGAAATGGTTGTTACAGCATTCGCCGCAGCAGGCATGATCGGCGTGGTAAAGCTGATG GTGCCAATGGTGGAAGAGGTGGTGATGTGATATTGGAATGTTCTCCCAGAATTTGGGACTTCAGTAGCTTAAAGCATCACATT AATGCACAACGAGGAGGAAATGGCGCTTCAAAGAATATGATAGGAAGTCGAGGGCCAGATAAG GTTGTTCTAGTTCCTGTTGGCACCGTAATTCATCTAGTAGACGGTGAAATTCCTGTTATGGTAGAAAATAATTCCTCACCAGATCTTGAACCATGGGATATCCCCAGTACAGTAGACGTCACTTCCAAAACTACCGAGCAATCATCCAATAACTTGAGTTCCCAGTTGATGCAGACAAAGTATAACAATACTTTGGTGAATTCAGCCAACACAAAGAAAGCAAGCCAAAGCCCGTCAAATGATTCAATCTCTAAATTCCCGGATATTAGTAACAAGACGTGGGATGAAGACAGCGAAAGTAATATAAAAACTCTGGGGTCTGGGACTGAACCTAATATCGTGGGTGATAATATCTCAGAAACAGAGTTGGGAGAAGACATAGAGGAAGAAGAACAGGTTCGATATGATGTCGCGGAATTAACTGTACCTGGTCAACAGATAATTATTGCAAGGGGAGGAACTGGAGGGTTGGGCAATTTGTGTTATCCAAAAGCCTTTAAGAACCCCAAACTTCTAAAGTTGGGGGAACAGAAGAACAAGGGAGTTGATGATATTGAATCTGAGGCTAACGGGCATTCCTCACTTAGCCTTGGCATGCCTGGTTCTCATGCTGTTATATTACTAGAACTTAAAAGTATTGCTGATGTGGGGCTGGTGGGAATGCCAAATGCTGGTAAATCTACTTTATTAGGCTCTTTGTCCAGAGCTAGGCCTACAGTTGGGCATTATGCCTTCACAACTTTAAGGCCTGATTTGGGGAATGTGAATTATGTGGATTTTTCAGTTGTAGTGGCCGACATACCAGGCCTTATCAAAGGGGCTCATGAAAATCGTGGGCTTGGACATGCTTTTCTTCGTCACATTGAGCGCACGCAGGTTCTTACTTATGTGCTTGACTTAGCTGCTGCATTAGATGGCAAAACAGGAGTCCATCCTTGGGAGCAACTGAAAGATTTGATTTTAGAGCTTGAGTTCCATCGCGTGGGTCTATCAAGTCGTCCATCAATAATTGTGGCAAATAAAATGGATGAACCAGGGGCAGATAAAGTATATGAGGAATTGAAAAGAAGAGTTCCTGGTGTTCCTATCTTTCCGGTCTGTGCAGTCCTAGATGAAGGGGTTGAGGAGCTAAGAAGCAGTCTTAGGAAGCTTGTGATCGGTGAAGAATCCCACAGGCTGCAACTTGATAATATAGAGCTTAATTAG
- the LOC108207027 gene encoding probable GTP-binding protein OBGM, mitochondrial isoform X2 — protein MIDRIRLSAKGGDGGNGCYSIRRSRHDRRGKADGANGGRGGDVILECSPRIWDFSSLKHHINAQRGGNGASKNMIGSRGPDKVVLVPVGTVIHLVDGEIPVMVENNSSPDLEPWDIPSTVDVTSKTTEQSSNNLSSQLMQTKYNNTLVNSANTKKASQSPSNDSISKFPDISNKTWDEDSESNIKTLGSGTEPNIVGDNISETELGEDIEEEEQVRYDVAELTVPGQQIIIARGGTGGLGNLCYPKAFKNPKLLKLGEQKNKGVDDIESEANGHSSLSLGMPGSHAVILLELKSIADVGLVGMPNAGKSTLLGSLSRARPTVGHYAFTTLRPDLGNVNYVDFSVVVADIPGLIKGAHENRGLGHAFLRHIERTQVLTYVLDLAAALDGKTGVHPWEQLKDLILELEFHRVGLSSRPSIIVANKMDEPGADKVYEELKRRVPGVPIFPVCAVLDEGVEELRSSLRKLVIGEESHRLQLDNIELN, from the exons ATGATAGACCGGATTAGGCTATCAGCTAAAGGAGGTGACGGGGGAAATGGTTGTTACAGCATTCGCCGCAGCAGGCATGATCGGCGTGGTAAAGCTGATG GTGCCAATGGTGGAAGAGGTGGTGATGTGATATTGGAATGTTCTCCCAGAATTTGGGACTTCAGTAGCTTAAAGCATCACATT AATGCACAACGAGGAGGAAATGGCGCTTCAAAGAATATGATAGGAAGTCGAGGGCCAGATAAG GTTGTTCTAGTTCCTGTTGGCACCGTAATTCATCTAGTAGACGGTGAAATTCCTGTTATGGTAGAAAATAATTCCTCACCAGATCTTGAACCATGGGATATCCCCAGTACAGTAGACGTCACTTCCAAAACTACCGAGCAATCATCCAATAACTTGAGTTCCCAGTTGATGCAGACAAAGTATAACAATACTTTGGTGAATTCAGCCAACACAAAGAAAGCAAGCCAAAGCCCGTCAAATGATTCAATCTCTAAATTCCCGGATATTAGTAACAAGACGTGGGATGAAGACAGCGAAAGTAATATAAAAACTCTGGGGTCTGGGACTGAACCTAATATCGTGGGTGATAATATCTCAGAAACAGAGTTGGGAGAAGACATAGAGGAAGAAGAACAGGTTCGATATGATGTCGCGGAATTAACTGTACCTGGTCAACAGATAATTATTGCAAGGGGAGGAACTGGAGGGTTGGGCAATTTGTGTTATCCAAAAGCCTTTAAGAACCCCAAACTTCTAAAGTTGGGGGAACAGAAGAACAAGGGAGTTGATGATATTGAATCTGAGGCTAACGGGCATTCCTCACTTAGCCTTGGCATGCCTGGTTCTCATGCTGTTATATTACTAGAACTTAAAAGTATTGCTGATGTGGGGCTGGTGGGAATGCCAAATGCTGGTAAATCTACTTTATTAGGCTCTTTGTCCAGAGCTAGGCCTACAGTTGGGCATTATGCCTTCACAACTTTAAGGCCTGATTTGGGGAATGTGAATTATGTGGATTTTTCAGTTGTAGTGGCCGACATACCAGGCCTTATCAAAGGGGCTCATGAAAATCGTGGGCTTGGACATGCTTTTCTTCGTCACATTGAGCGCACGCAGGTTCTTACTTATGTGCTTGACTTAGCTGCTGCATTAGATGGCAAAACAGGAGTCCATCCTTGGGAGCAACTGAAAGATTTGATTTTAGAGCTTGAGTTCCATCGCGTGGGTCTATCAAGTCGTCCATCAATAATTGTGGCAAATAAAATGGATGAACCAGGGGCAGATAAAGTATATGAGGAATTGAAAAGAAGAGTTCCTGGTGTTCCTATCTTTCCGGTCTGTGCAGTCCTAGATGAAGGGGTTGAGGAGCTAAGAAGCAGTCTTAGGAAGCTTGTGATCGGTGAAGAATCCCACAGGCTGCAACTTGATAATATAGAGCTTAATTAG
- the LOC108207247 gene encoding glycine cleavage system H protein 2, mitochondrial: MAMRLWASKSASYLKISVFNRGFATVLKDLKYADSHEWVKVEGSSATVGITDHAQDHLGDVVYVELPELGTAVTQGSSFGAVESVKATSDINSPVSGKVVEVNKELDDSPGLVNGSPYEKGWIMKVELSNNDELKTLMDSDSYSKFCDEEDAKH, from the exons ATGGCTATGAGGTTATGGGCATCAAAGTCTGCTTCATATCTCAAGATTTCTGTGTTTAACAGGGGTTTTGCTACTG TCTTGAAAGATCTGAAGTATGCTGACTCACACGAATGGGTAAAGGTTGAGGGTAGTTCTGCTACTGTAGGTATCACTGACCATGCTCAAGATCATTTAGGGGATGTGGTATACGTCGAACTACCCGAACTAGGAACTGCTGTTACACAGGGAAGCAGCTTTGGTGCAGTTGAAAGTGTCAAGGCCACTAGTGACATCAATTCTCCCGTTTCTGGAAAGGTTGTTGAGGTTAACAAAGAGCTCGATGATTCCCCTGGTTTG GTGAACGGAAGTCCATATGAAAAAGGATGGATCATGAAGGTGGAATTGAGCAACAATGATGAATTAAAAACTCTAATGGATTCGGACAGTTACTCAAAGTTCTGTGATGAAGAAGATGCAAAGCACTAG
- the LOC108205288 gene encoding immune-associated nucleotide-binding protein 9, with protein MGGSSIDDDWELASPSGGPRTLVLVGCTGNGKSATGNSILQKKAFVSDANSAGVTRTCEMQRTVLYDGQILNVIDTPGLFDFSAETEFIGKEIVKCINMAKDGIHAVLVVLSVRTRFSKEEAAAVNSLRTLFGNKITDYMIIVFTGGDELEFNEKTLEDYLGRDCPEPLRELLNQCENRAVLFNNRTTDRTKKDEQVQELISLVNLVVAKSGGKPYTDELFVEMKKGARMLHNQTEVSKQENEEKLIKRLTEMVELKVRETTARLEQQLAEEKAARLIAQKMAQTAQMKSSDEILKLRESLERAERELRDQAGKAKCVIL; from the exons ATGGGTGGGAGTTCAATTGATGATGATTGGGAGTTGGCTTCTCCTTCTGGTGGACCTCGGACTCTGGTTTTAGTTGGATGTACAGGTAATGGCAAAAGTGCAACAGGTAATAGTATTTTGCAAAAGAAGGCATTTGTTTCTGATGCAAACTCTGCTGGCGTTACTCGTACTTGTGAGATGCAAAGGACTGTATTATATGACGGCCAGATTCTTAATGTTATTGACACTCCTG GTTTGTTTGATTTTTCTGCTGAAACCGAATTCATTGGCAAAGAAATTGTTAAATGTATCAACATGGCCAAGGATGGTATCCATGCAGTTCTTGTCGTTCTTTCAGTCCGGACTCGTTTTTCAAAAGAGGAAGCGGCAGCTGTCAATAGCCTGAGGACATTATTTGGGAACAAAATAACTGATTACATGATAATTGTTTTCACTGGCGGGGATGAACtagaatttaatgaaaaaactCTGGAAGATTACCTAGGTCGTGACTGTCCTGAACCTTTAAGG GAACTTCTGAATCAATGTGAGAATCGGGCGGTCCTTTTCAATAATAGAACGACTGACAGGACAAAGAAAGATGAACAAGTTCAAGAGCTAATCTCTCTTGTGAACCTTGTTGTAGCAAAGAGTGGTGGCAAACCTTATACAGATGAGTTATTCGTTGAAATGAAG AAAGGAGCTAGGATGCTTCATAATCAGACAGAAGTCTCTAAGCAGGAGAATGAGGAAAAACTTATTAAGCGATTAACTGAAATG GTTGAGTTGAAGGTCAGAGAGACCACTGCTAGGCTTGAGCAGCAACTGGCAGAAGAGAAGGCTGCGAGATTGATTGCCCAAAAGATGGCGCAGACTGCTCAAATGAAATCAAGTGATGAAATTCTTAAACTAAGGGAGAGCTTAGAGAGAGCAGAGCGTGAACTCCGGGACCAAGCTGGAAAGGCAAAGTGTGTTATTTTGTAA